One Bos taurus isolate L1 Dominette 01449 registration number 42190680 breed Hereford chromosome 3, ARS-UCD2.0, whole genome shotgun sequence DNA window includes the following coding sequences:
- the VPS45 gene encoding vacuolar protein sorting-associated protein 45 (The RefSeq protein has 3 substitutions compared to this genomic sequence), with protein sequence MNVVFAVKQYISKMIEDSGPGMKVLLMDKETTGIVSMVYTQSEILQKEVYLFERIDSQNREIMKHLKAICFLRPTKENVDYLIQELRRPKYSIYFIYFSNVISKSDVKSLAEADEQEVVAEVQEFYGDYIAVNPHLFSLNILGCCQGRNWDPVQLSRTTQGLTALLLSLKKCPMIRYQLSSEAAKRLAECVKQVITKEYELFEFRRTEVPPLLLILDRCDDAITPLLNQWTYQAMVHELLGINNNRIDLSRVPGISKDLREVVLSAENDEFYANNMYLNFAEIGSNIKNLMEDFQKKKPKEQQKLESIADMKAFVENYPQFKKMSGTVSKHVTVVGELSRLVSERNLLEVSEVEQELACQNDHSSALQNVKRLLQNPRVTEFDAARLVMLYVLHYERHSSNSLPGLMMDLRNKGVSEKYRKLVSAVIEYGGKRVRGSDLFSPKDAVAITKQFLKGLKGVENVYTQHQPFLHETLDHLIKGKLKESLYPYLGPSTLRDRPQDIIVFIIGGATYEEALTVYNLNRTTPGVRIVLGGTMVHNTKSFLEEVLASGLHSRSKESSQVTSRSASRR encoded by the exons ATGAACGTGGTTTTTGCTGTAAAGCAATACATTTCCAAAATGATAGAGGACAGCGGACCTGGCATGAAAGTACTTCTCATGGATAAAGAGACG actGGCATAGTGAGTATGGTATACACACAATCAGAAATTCTCCAGAAGGAAGTGTACCTTTTTGAACGCATTGATTCTCAAAATCGAGAGATCATGAAACACCTGAAAGCAATTTGTTTTCTTCGACCTACCAAG GAGAATGTGGATTATCTGATTCAGGAGCTCCGAAGACCTAAAtacagtatatattttattt ATTTCAGTAATGTGATAAGCAAGAGTGATGTGAAGTCATTAGCTGAAGCTGATGAACAGGAAGTTGTGGCTGAGGTTCAG GAATTTTATGGTGATTACATTGCTGTGAATCCACATTTGTTTTCCCTCAATATTTTGGGTTGCTGCCAG GGTCGAAATTGGGATCCAGTCCAACTATCCAGAACAACTCAAGGACTGACAGCTCTCCTTTTATCTCTGAAGAAATGTCCGATGATTCGTTATCAGCTTTCATCAGAAGCAGCAAAGAGACTTGCAGAATGTGTTAAG CAAGTGATAACTAAAGAATATGAACTGTTTGAATTCCGACGGACTGAGGTCCCTCCGCTGCTACTTATTTTAGATCGCTGCGATGATGCCATCACCCCATTGCTAAACCAG TGGACATACCAGGCCATGGTCCATGAACTACTGGGTATAAACAACAATCGGATTGATCTTTCCAGAGTGCCAGGAATCAGTAAAGATTTGAGAGAGGTGGTCTTATCTGCTGAAAATGATGAGTTCTATGCTAAC AATATGTACCTGAACTTTGCTGAGATTGGCAGCAACATAAAGAATCTCATGGAGGACTTTCAGAAGAAGAAACCAAAAGAACAGCAAAAACTAGAATCAATAGCAGACATGAAG GCCTTTGTTGAGAATTACCCACAGTTCAAGAAGATGTCTGGGACTGTGTCAAAGCATGTGACAGTGGTTGGAGAACTATCTCGGTTGGTCAGTGAGCGGAATCTGCTGGAGGTTTCAGAGGTTGAACAAGAACTGGCCTGTCAGAACGACCATTCTAGTGCTCTCCAG AACGTAAAGAGGCTCCTGCAGAACCCCAGAGTGACAGAGTTTGATGCTGCCCGCCTGGTGATGCTTTATGCGCTACATTACGAGCGACACAGCAGCAATAGCCTACCAGGATTAATGATGGACCTTAGGAATAAAGGTGTTTCTGAGAAGTATCGAAAG cttGTGTCTGCAGTAATTGAATATGGTGGTAAACGGGTCAGAGGAAGTGACCTCTTCAGCCCCAAAGATGCTGTGGCTATTACCAAGCAGTTCCTCAAAGGATTAAAG GGAGTAGAAAATGTATATACTCAGCATCAACCTTTCTTACATGAGACCCTGGACCATCTCATCAAAGGAAAGCTTAAAGAAAACCTGTATCCTTATCTAGGCCCCAGCACACTCAGAGACAG ACCTCAGGATATCATTGTGTTTATCATTGGAGGAGCCACCTATGAAGAGGCTCTAACAGTTTATAACCTGAACCGTACCACTCCTGGAGTGAGGATTGTCCTAGGAGGAACCACGGTGCACAACACAAAAAG